The genomic window GGAGCCCCAGCTGCCTTCGCTGGTGAGGGGCAGCGCCCAGCCGGTCCAGCCAGTGTGGCTCCAGGCCTCTATTTGCCCCTGGACCTGAGGGTGCGTCCTGCTGCTGGGAGCCGGGCTTCCAAGCAGCTTCAGAGAAGGTGGCCAGAGCCAGCGCCAGgatcagcacacacacacacagtcgcTGCATCTTGTCTGCAAAGGAAAGAGGGGCAGAGCTGCAAGATggggccatccaggcacccagaggCACAggcctggaccagatggactctAGATTCCTCCCT from Mustela nigripes isolate SB6536 chromosome 16, MUSNIG.SB6536, whole genome shotgun sequence includes these protein-coding regions:
- the GAST gene encoding gastrin translates to MQRLCVCVLILALALATFSEAAWKPGSQQQDAPSGPGANRGLEPHWLDRLGAAPHQRRQLGLQGPPQLVADLSKKQGPWVEEEEAAYGWMDFGRRSAEEGDQRP